A window from Schistosoma haematobium chromosome 1, whole genome shotgun sequence encodes these proteins:
- the FADS1_1 gene encoding Acyl-CoA (EggNog:ENOG410V91N~COG:I), giving the protein MAKGLINWGEVKKHQSLKDRWIVIDNKVYDVSSWQNRHPGGRKVIGHYAGQDATGAFIAFHKNRQYAEKFLGAYYVGDLDQDCPEDKDINCKIKEYHEDLEGVRNILVQKGLFDGSKLFFGTMMLQIFVLELLAYLNLAYFGTSWWRIMLSVILYSISQGQASWLQHDLGHLSVFGSTRINHIFHEIILGLTKGASCHWWNHMHSQHHAKPNVIDKDPDTRLEPIFVVGDNVLRRAASPESKWTWHFPYEHQHKYFFLKS; this is encoded by the exons ATGGCGAAGGGTCTTATTAATTGGGGAGAAGTAAAAAAGCATCAGTCATTGAAAGACCGTTGGATTGTTATTGACAATAAGGTTTATGACGTGTCAAGTTGGCAGAATAGACATCCGGGAGGTCGCAAAGTTATCGGTCACTACGCCGGTCAAGACGCAAca GGTGCATTCATTGCATTTCACAAAAACCGTCAGTATGCTGAAAAGTTTTTGGGTGCATACTACGTCGGAGATCTGGACCAAGATTGTCCAGAAGACAAAGATATAAATTGCAAAATTAAGGAGTACCACGAGGATCTAGAAGGTGTACGTAATATCCTAGTTCAGAAG GGACTATTTGATGGAAGCAAACTCTTCTTTGGTACAATGATGCTTCAAATTTTTGTGCTCGAATTACTGGCATATTTAAACTTGGCATATTTTGGAACCAGCTGGTGGCGAATTATGTTATCAGTTATACTGTATTCAATATCTCAA GGTCAAGCAAGTTGGCTGCAACACGACTTAGGACATCTATCGGTATTTGGGAGTACGCGAATAAATCATATTTTCCATGAAATTATCCTTGGTTTAACTAAGGGAGCTTCTTGCCATTGGTGGAATCACATGCATTCTCAACATCATGCTAAGCCGAACGTG ATTGATAAAGATCCAGATACCCGACTAGAAccaatttttgttgttggtgaTAACGTGCTTAGAAGAGCAGCTAGTCCTGAAAGTAAATGGACGTGGCATTTTCCTTATGAACACCAGCATAAATATTTTTTCCTAA
- the DYNLL1_1 gene encoding Dynein light chain 1, cytoplasmic (EggNog:ENOG41KOG3430~COG:Z) — translation MPIEQRPYSNTLHQSGERKAVIKYVEMSKEMQQDAVQTAAMAMDKYNDDKDIALFLKKEFDRKYEPTWHCIIGSKFSSYVTHIKQFCIYFSLEDRGVLLFKTV, via the exons atgcCAATAGAACAAAGACCATATAGTAATACATTACATCAAAGTGGTGAAAGAAAAGCTGTTATTAAATATGTTGAAATGAGTAAAGAAATGCAACAAGATGCTGTACAAACTGCTGCAATGGCTATGGATAAATATAATGATGATAAAGATATtgcattatttttaaaaaaagaatttgaTCGTAAATATGAACCAACATGGCATTGTATTATTGGAAGTAAATTCTCAAG TTATGTAACGCATATAAAACAATTCTGTATTTACTTTTCATTGGAAGATCGTGGAGTTCTTCTTTTCAAAACTGTATGA